One Methylobacterium sp. 77 DNA window includes the following coding sequences:
- a CDS encoding fructose-specific PTS transporter subunit EIIC, with protein sequence MAQLLAVVGGGDLGTHAVLAGEALRKAAARLGQALDLELRGKGVSGNQLAEASIARGDSVLLIGEGDLGEDRFGTMRRAKIAIEDVLTDAPSVLDRFLAGGDAGEAAKPESGIARIVAITSCPTGIAHTFMAAEGIQAAAQALGHEVRVETQGSVGARDALTAAEIAAADIVLIAADTGVDRSRFDGKRLYATNTKAAIRDGKGLIATALAEAQVQAATGAAATTEGPARPAAAENKAGAYKHLMTGVSFMLPFVVAGGLLIALAFAFGGIDAMKPEHAGTLGFALGEIGSKAAFALIVPALAGYIAYSIADRPGIAPGMIGGMLAANLQAGFLGGIAAGFIAGYTTRFLNRHIRLHKNLEGLKPVLILPLLATTITGLMMIYVVGVPVAAILAGLTDWLKGMQGASALVLGLVLGGMMAVDMGGPINKAAYASAAALLSSGVDAPMAAVMLGGMTPPLGIALATRLFPNRFSKPEREAGGAAAVLGAAFITEGAIPFAAADPLRVIPSMVAGSAVAGAIALTSGVTLKVPHGGLFVLPIPNAVTNLPGAVIALVAGTCITGLMVGLLKKRAG encoded by the coding sequence ATGGCTCAATTGTTGGCCGTCGTCGGTGGCGGTGATCTCGGCACCCATGCGGTGCTGGCCGGGGAGGCCCTGCGCAAGGCCGCCGCCCGCCTCGGCCAGGCCCTCGACCTCGAGCTCCGGGGCAAGGGCGTGAGCGGCAACCAGCTCGCGGAAGCCTCGATCGCCAGGGGAGATTCCGTCCTGCTGATCGGGGAGGGCGACCTCGGCGAGGATCGCTTCGGCACGATGCGTCGCGCCAAGATCGCCATCGAGGACGTGCTGACCGACGCCCCTTCGGTGCTCGACCGGTTCCTGGCGGGCGGCGATGCCGGGGAGGCCGCCAAGCCGGAGAGCGGCATAGCGCGGATCGTCGCGATCACCTCCTGCCCGACCGGCATCGCCCATACCTTCATGGCCGCCGAGGGCATCCAGGCCGCGGCCCAGGCGCTCGGCCATGAGGTGAGGGTGGAGACGCAAGGCTCGGTCGGCGCCCGCGACGCGCTTACCGCCGCCGAGATCGCCGCCGCCGATATCGTCCTCATCGCCGCCGATACCGGGGTCGACCGGTCGCGCTTCGACGGCAAGCGGCTCTACGCCACCAACACCAAGGCGGCGATCCGCGACGGCAAGGGCCTGATCGCCACCGCTCTCGCCGAGGCGCAGGTCCAGGCCGCGACCGGCGCCGCCGCGACCACCGAGGGACCCGCCCGCCCGGCGGCCGCCGAGAACAAGGCCGGCGCCTACAAGCACCTGATGACCGGCGTCTCGTTCATGCTGCCCTTCGTGGTGGCCGGTGGCCTCCTCATCGCGCTCGCCTTCGCCTTCGGCGGAATCGACGCGATGAAGCCGGAGCATGCCGGCACGCTCGGCTTCGCGCTCGGCGAGATCGGCTCGAAGGCGGCCTTCGCCCTCATCGTCCCGGCGCTTGCCGGCTACATCGCCTATTCCATCGCCGACCGGCCCGGCATCGCGCCGGGCATGATCGGCGGCATGCTGGCGGCCAACCTCCAGGCGGGGTTCCTCGGCGGCATCGCGGCGGGCTTCATCGCCGGATACACGACCCGCTTCCTCAACCGGCATATCCGGCTGCACAAGAATCTCGAGGGCCTGAAACCCGTCCTGATCCTGCCGCTGCTCGCCACCACGATCACCGGCCTGATGATGATCTACGTGGTCGGCGTGCCCGTCGCCGCGATCCTCGCCGGGCTCACCGACTGGCTGAAGGGGATGCAGGGCGCCAGTGCATTGGTGCTCGGCCTCGTCCTCGGCGGCATGATGGCGGTGGATATGGGCGGCCCGATCAACAAGGCCGCCTACGCCTCGGCCGCCGCTCTGCTCTCCTCCGGCGTCGACGCGCCGATGGCGGCGGTGATGCTCGGCGGCATGACGCCCCCCCTCGGGATCGCGCTCGCCACCCGCCTGTTCCCGAACCGCTTCTCGAAGCCCGAGCGCGAGGCCGGCGGGGCCGCGGCGGTGCTCGGCGCCGCCTTCATCACCGAGGGGGCGATTCCCTTCGCGGCGGCCGACCCGCTGCGGGTGATCCCGTCCATGGTCGCGGGCTCGGCGGTCGCCGGCGCCATCGCGCTCACCTCGGGCGTGACCCTGAAGGTGCCGCATGGCGGCCTGTTCGTGCTGCCGATCCCCAACGCCGTCACCAACCTGCCCGGCGCCGTGATCGCGCTGGTGGCCGGGACATGTATCACCGGGCTGATGGTCGGGCTGCTGAAGAAGCGCGCCGGCTGA
- the pfkB gene encoding 1-phosphofructokinase, whose translation MSRSAPKSAAMTSIVTVTLNPAIDQTVTLDALRPGHVHRARSVRSDAGGKGVNVASCLADWGLKVSVTGILGSDNAVPFEALFARKGVDDRFAWIPGETRTNLKLFDAATKDTTDINLPGLAATPGALATVQAVLRQVGTEGSLVVLAGSLPGVLGVDTYATMTRSLKALGIRVVLDVSGPPLSAALASDVLPDVIKPNRQELADWAGRPLDTLADVVATARGLILRGIPLVVVSMGADGALFVTRDEALLAHPPPTQVTSTVGAGDALVAGLVAGLHAGLPLAETARLALAFAAGKLTQPGPNLPSRGTILAIVETVRVEELDAVPDILPSTSS comes from the coding sequence ATGAGCCGTTCCGCCCCCAAATCCGCAGCCATGACCTCCATCGTCACCGTCACCCTCAACCCCGCCATCGACCAGACCGTCACCCTCGACGCGCTGAGGCCGGGCCATGTCCATCGGGCGCGCAGCGTGCGCTCGGATGCGGGCGGCAAGGGCGTCAACGTCGCCTCCTGCCTCGCCGATTGGGGCTTGAAGGTCTCGGTCACCGGCATCCTCGGCTCCGACAATGCCGTGCCGTTCGAGGCCCTGTTCGCCCGCAAGGGCGTCGACGACCGCTTCGCCTGGATACCGGGCGAGACCCGCACCAACCTGAAGCTCTTCGACGCCGCCACCAAGGACACGACGGACATCAACCTTCCGGGCCTCGCGGCGACGCCGGGGGCGCTCGCCACGGTGCAGGCGGTCCTGCGCCAGGTCGGAACCGAGGGCAGCCTCGTCGTCCTCGCCGGAAGCCTGCCGGGCGTGCTCGGCGTCGACACCTACGCGACGATGACGCGATCGCTGAAGGCGCTCGGCATCCGCGTCGTGCTCGACGTGTCCGGGCCGCCGCTGAGCGCGGCGCTCGCCTCGGATGTGCTGCCGGACGTCATCAAGCCGAACCGGCAGGAACTGGCGGATTGGGCCGGACGCCCCCTCGACACGCTGGCGGATGTCGTCGCCACGGCGCGCGGCCTGATCCTGCGCGGCATTCCCCTCGTGGTCGTCTCGATGGGCGCGGACGGCGCGCTGTTCGTGACCCGCGACGAGGCGCTCCTCGCCCATCCGCCGCCGACGCAGGTGACGAGCACCGTGGGAGCCGGCGACGCGCTGGTGGCGGGGCTCGTGGCCGGATTGCATGCGGGCCTGCCGCTGGCCGAGACCGCCCGGCTCGCCCTCGCCTTCGCCGCCGGCAAGCTCACCCAGCCCGGCCCGAACCTGCCGAGCCGGGGGACCATCCTCGCCATCGTCGAGACGGTGCGGGTCGAGGAGCTCGACGCCGTACCGGACATCCTGCCCTCGACCTCGTCCTGA
- a CDS encoding carbohydrate porin, whose product MRAASTMLAALALCGMTETAALAQTAPAEPGLARPRAAPRATARQQDGQGFAGADTAAGAADTLGQTATPPTISAGTFDLGNGLSFLMNYTGQAAANPIGGMRQGSAYAGQLFFGIDGDLDRLAGIQGGSFHIAVTNRHGRNLADDVIGNNTSVQEIFGGGQTTRLTLLSYQQKLFDNRVDIEFGRLVANIAFLNSPIYCNFQSNSACGNPTFVFKTSNFTFWPVASWGAHAKAWLTDKVFLHGGIYEVNPLHQQPGDNGLDFSTKGATGAILPFELGYSTTFANDLLPRNYGIGGWYDASDYADPMRDVTGRPAVLTGLPLGTRFGRSGVYARFDQMIWRPDPTAPQGLTLFGVAMAGTSGRLNEDYFLEIGALQTGTFAGRPFDTVGFVVNTQKFSDLALQNIYLAQASLGIDRKIPTQQVMMELNYGIQVTPAIRLTPNLQYIVNPDQTRFPYYRKNIPDAFVVGAKLSVDLFTLAGLAKGPGSN is encoded by the coding sequence ATGAGAGCAGCATCGACCATGCTCGCCGCGCTGGCATTGTGCGGGATGACGGAGACCGCAGCGCTCGCGCAGACTGCTCCTGCCGAGCCGGGCCTCGCCCGTCCGCGTGCGGCACCCCGCGCGACCGCGCGCCAGCAGGACGGGCAGGGCTTTGCCGGCGCCGACACCGCGGCTGGCGCCGCCGATACCCTCGGCCAGACCGCGACGCCTCCGACGATCTCGGCCGGGACGTTCGACCTCGGCAACGGTCTCAGCTTCCTCATGAACTATACCGGCCAGGCCGCCGCGAACCCGATCGGCGGCATGCGCCAGGGCTCGGCCTATGCCGGCCAGCTCTTCTTCGGCATCGACGGCGATCTCGACCGCCTCGCCGGGATCCAGGGCGGCTCGTTTCACATCGCGGTCACCAACCGCCACGGCCGCAACCTCGCGGACGACGTCATCGGCAACAACACCTCGGTGCAGGAAATCTTCGGCGGTGGCCAGACCACTCGGCTGACCCTGCTCAGCTACCAGCAGAAGCTGTTCGACAACCGCGTCGACATCGAGTTCGGGCGGCTCGTCGCCAACATCGCCTTCCTCAACTCGCCGATCTACTGCAATTTCCAGTCGAACTCCGCCTGCGGCAACCCGACCTTCGTCTTCAAGACCTCGAACTTCACCTTCTGGCCGGTGGCGAGTTGGGGGGCGCACGCCAAGGCCTGGCTCACCGACAAGGTGTTCCTGCATGGCGGGATATACGAGGTGAACCCGCTGCACCAGCAGCCCGGCGACAATGGCCTCGATTTCTCCACCAAGGGCGCCACCGGCGCGATCCTGCCGTTCGAACTCGGCTATTCCACCACTTTCGCCAACGACCTGCTGCCGCGCAATTACGGCATCGGCGGCTGGTACGACGCGTCCGACTATGCCGATCCGATGCGCGACGTGACCGGCCGCCCGGCGGTGCTCACCGGCCTGCCTCTCGGCACGCGGTTCGGGCGCTCGGGAGTGTATGCCAGGTTCGACCAGATGATCTGGCGGCCCGATCCCACCGCGCCCCAGGGCCTGACCCTGTTCGGCGTCGCCATGGCCGGCACGTCGGGGCGCCTCAACGAGGATTACTTCCTCGAGATCGGCGCGCTCCAGACCGGTACCTTCGCCGGCCGGCCGTTCGATACGGTGGGCTTCGTCGTCAACACCCAGAAGTTCAGCGACCTCGCCCTGCAGAACATCTATCTCGCCCAGGCCTCCCTCGGCATCGACCGCAAGATCCCGACCCAGCAGGTGATGATGGAGCTGAATTACGGCATCCAGGTCACGCCCGCCATTCGCCTGACGCCGAACCTGCAATACATCGTCAATCCGGACCAGACCCGGTTCCCCTATTACCGCAAGAACATCCCCGACGCCTTCGTCGTCGGTGCCAAGCTCTCGGTGGACCTGTTCACCCTGGCCGGGTTGGCCAAGGGCCCCGGATCGAACTGA
- a CDS encoding calcium-binding protein — MTLNLLTIGDAIRLDDGGSRTNILEIVPNQNGQYSVLFTSGEKITTSWGYYFDTTFKSATFDAAGSQVGQTRDYGDPVLDSVHLAKNGVLVGSVDLINHEYDFRTATWKQSGKVDLVVATEDGSERTFYTAKLAALDESAKVYAQYEYDVAYGSDGTTALAHLAKGSSGVYRTVDIVDANRKFVASAIVDRDMTGDQANSTKVVALSDGRYLATWVQATEDGSDVVARLVTSAGKPAGSTFVIGHVDDMAFPGAPTIKYSIDSLANGSFAVEFLGREYQPGNTTSLSSGTETMIWNPGRGSSFVAGLEFPSHDDLDNPDIEDRIGLSNGQILEIVEERTELSGDLSIKTLHGYLYDANGAYTGEHIQFYSQMATNHIWNSGVSAEALSDGRFALTRTTLLQSGTDQTFLEDLQVYTFSDTKSVVIAGATSGSDVLKGSVTGDVAETISGLAGNDTLFGYGGSDRLVGGEGRDTLDGGTGADRMQGGLGSDTYIVDHFGDVIIEGRDQGTDLVLSSVSMSLSSNVENLRLTGTDDTYALGNRQANVLDGNSGDNWLDGCGGTDILRGHAGDDLYFVRDAKDKVIEARGEGSDTVYARSDYKLPDGQSIEFLRADTYSVEPGKVLPERISLTGNELDNTIVGGEGHSILNGGLGRDTLSDGGSGGATQFVFDTTLGSTNVDHITSYLSDADEIVLENAIFKGLKAGTLSSEAFKDLSYDTIDSNDRILYNHNSGALYYDSDGSGAEKAVLFAVLDNARPLYNSDFLIT; from the coding sequence ATGACGTTGAATCTGTTGACTATCGGTGATGCGATCCGTCTCGATGACGGCGGGAGCAGAACAAACATTCTCGAGATCGTCCCCAATCAGAACGGTCAGTATTCCGTCCTGTTCACGTCCGGTGAGAAGATCACGACGAGTTGGGGATACTATTTCGATACAACGTTCAAGTCCGCCACCTTCGATGCCGCGGGTTCACAAGTTGGACAGACGCGCGATTACGGCGATCCGGTTCTCGATTCCGTGCATCTGGCAAAGAACGGCGTCCTTGTCGGATCCGTCGATCTCATCAACCACGAGTACGACTTTCGCACCGCCACCTGGAAGCAAAGTGGCAAGGTCGATCTCGTCGTGGCCACCGAGGATGGGAGCGAAAGAACCTTCTACACCGCCAAGCTGGCGGCCCTCGACGAGAGCGCCAAGGTTTACGCGCAGTATGAATATGACGTCGCGTATGGAAGCGACGGCACGACCGCGCTCGCCCACCTGGCGAAGGGAAGCAGCGGTGTGTACCGGACCGTCGACATCGTCGACGCCAACCGCAAATTCGTCGCCTCGGCCATCGTCGACCGCGATATGACCGGGGATCAGGCGAACTCGACCAAAGTCGTCGCTCTCTCGGACGGACGCTACCTCGCGACCTGGGTCCAGGCGACGGAGGACGGTTCGGACGTGGTGGCACGCTTGGTGACGAGCGCCGGCAAGCCGGCCGGTTCGACATTCGTCATCGGCCATGTGGACGACATGGCCTTCCCTGGTGCTCCGACCATCAAGTACAGCATCGACTCCCTCGCCAACGGGAGTTTCGCGGTCGAATTCCTTGGCCGAGAGTATCAACCCGGCAATACGACCTCTCTGTCGTCCGGCACGGAGACGATGATCTGGAATCCGGGTCGTGGATCGTCGTTCGTGGCGGGCCTGGAATTCCCCTCCCATGACGATCTGGACAATCCCGATATCGAGGATCGCATCGGTCTCTCGAACGGGCAGATTCTGGAAATCGTCGAGGAACGCACCGAGTTATCCGGCGACCTGTCGATCAAGACGCTGCACGGTTATCTCTACGACGCGAACGGAGCCTATACCGGCGAACACATCCAGTTCTACTCGCAGATGGCCACGAACCATATCTGGAACTCCGGCGTCTCCGCCGAGGCGCTGTCCGATGGTCGTTTCGCCTTGACGAGGACCACGTTACTCCAGAGCGGAACAGATCAAACTTTCCTCGAAGATCTGCAGGTCTACACGTTCTCCGATACCAAATCCGTCGTAATCGCAGGCGCGACATCCGGCAGCGACGTGCTGAAGGGCTCCGTCACCGGCGATGTCGCCGAGACGATCTCCGGCCTCGCCGGCAACGACACGCTCTTCGGATATGGCGGCAGCGACCGGCTCGTCGGCGGTGAAGGTCGCGACACGCTCGACGGCGGAACGGGCGCCGATCGCATGCAGGGAGGTCTCGGCAGCGACACCTACATCGTGGATCACTTCGGTGACGTGATCATCGAGGGACGCGACCAGGGCACCGATCTGGTCCTGTCGTCGGTGAGCATGAGCCTGTCCTCGAATGTCGAGAATTTGAGGCTGACGGGAACGGACGACACCTATGCGCTTGGCAACCGCCAGGCGAACGTCCTCGATGGCAATTCCGGCGATAACTGGCTCGACGGATGCGGCGGAACCGACATCCTGAGGGGGCATGCCGGCGACGATCTCTATTTCGTGCGCGACGCGAAGGACAAGGTGATCGAGGCGCGCGGGGAGGGGAGCGATACGGTCTATGCCCGAAGCGATTACAAGCTGCCCGACGGGCAATCCATCGAGTTCCTGCGGGCCGACACCTATAGCGTCGAACCGGGCAAGGTTCTGCCGGAGCGCATCAGTCTGACCGGGAACGAACTCGACAATACGATCGTCGGAGGGGAAGGCCACAGCATCCTGAACGGTGGTCTCGGCAGGGACACGCTCAGCGATGGAGGTTCGGGCGGCGCGACACAGTTCGTCTTCGACACCACGCTCGGTTCGACCAACGTCGATCACATCACCAGTTATCTCTCTGATGCCGACGAAATCGTCCTCGAAAACGCGATCTTCAAAGGCCTCAAAGCAGGAACGCTGAGCTCTGAGGCTTTCAAAGATCTGTCCTATGACACGATCGATAGCAACGATCGGATCTTATACAATCATAACAGCGGCGCGCTCTATTACGATTCCGATGGAAGTGGTGCGGAAAAGGCTGTTCTGTTTGCCGTTCTGGACAACGCACGGCCGCTCTACAACAGCGACTTTTTGATCACGTGA
- a CDS encoding LacI family DNA-binding transcriptional regulator, with the protein MTIGIRDVARAAGVSTATVSRALGRGPVSDALKRQVEEAVRLTGYRPNLSARRLRSQSTQTIGLIVADIRNPFFTAVSRAVEDAAYAAGMRLILCNTDEDPDREAMYLRLMEEERVTGVIFAPTRMTAEALAIRDLNVPVVFIDRTGPPGSHDSVVLDNAAAASLLVDHLVGRGYRRIGGLFGSTSSTAQERLAGYEMAIRRAGLVPEMRSVPPNAAAAEASVCRWLGEAQRPDALVLSNGLMLMGAVRAARHAGLGVPTDLGLAGFDNDAWTDLVEPGLTVIEQPVAEIGAQAMALLFDRLKSPDQPVRKVTLSGRLVVRGSSGMQG; encoded by the coding sequence ATGACGATCGGCATTCGCGACGTGGCCCGCGCGGCGGGCGTCTCGACGGCGACGGTGTCCCGCGCGCTCGGCCGGGGACCGGTCAGCGATGCGCTCAAGCGCCAGGTCGAGGAGGCCGTGCGCCTGACCGGCTATCGGCCGAACCTGTCGGCGCGCCGTCTACGGTCGCAATCGACACAGACGATCGGATTGATCGTCGCCGATATCCGCAACCCGTTCTTCACGGCGGTGAGCCGCGCCGTCGAGGATGCGGCCTATGCGGCCGGCATGCGGCTGATCCTGTGCAACACCGACGAGGATCCCGACCGCGAGGCGATGTACCTGCGCCTGATGGAGGAGGAGCGCGTCACCGGCGTGATCTTCGCCCCGACCCGGATGACGGCCGAGGCGCTCGCCATCCGCGATCTCAACGTCCCGGTCGTGTTCATCGACCGCACCGGGCCGCCGGGCAGCCATGACAGCGTCGTCCTCGACAACGCCGCCGCCGCCTCCCTGCTCGTGGACCATCTGGTCGGTCGCGGCTATCGCCGGATCGGCGGCCTGTTCGGCTCGACCTCGTCGACCGCGCAGGAACGCCTCGCCGGCTACGAGATGGCGATCCGCCGTGCCGGCCTCGTACCGGAGATGCGCTCGGTGCCGCCGAACGCCGCCGCGGCCGAGGCGAGCGTCTGCCGATGGCTGGGAGAGGCGCAACGCCCCGACGCGCTGGTTCTCTCCAACGGGCTGATGCTGATGGGGGCGGTGCGCGCGGCCCGGCATGCGGGACTCGGCGTCCCCACCGACCTCGGCCTCGCCGGGTTCGACAACGATGCCTGGACCGACCTCGTGGAGCCCGGCCTCACGGTCATCGAGCAGCCCGTCGCCGAGATCGGCGCCCAGGCCATGGCGCTCCTCTTCGACCGCCTAAAATCGCCGGACCAGCCGGTCCGCAAGGTCACCCTGAGCGGCCGCCTCGTGGTGCGGGGATCGTCGGGCATGCAGGGATGA
- the ptsP gene encoding phosphoenolpyruvate--protein phosphotransferase, with translation MLAPTPVLTPRLLIRLGAKPATKEEAIREASQLLVAGGCIDAAYGASMLRRETVANTYLGHGVVIPHGMVDDRHLVRESGLAILQVPDGVEWHDGQIAYLVVAIAAQSDTHITILRRLTRLIQDEARLATLRSTDAKEDIAAALSEDAPVSGAAGPAVDLRQRFDWTVDYPTGLHARPASHWVEVARLCPARIQVRHGSEVADAKNLIALLQLGLRCGDEVTISAEGDDEAGALAKVCAAVTSLSAAEKASAKAAEDAAAKAAGPVVGWNPSDAPRTIPGISASPGISIGPIHVLATAEIVVPDQPEPLTSGGDRLHAALATTGGQLRALADDTERRLGKADAGIFRAQGELIADTDLITLACQLMVEGHGVAYAWNAAVERMAGRLSALGNPVLAARAADLRDVGRRVLAQIDPSLKSGHDLPDVPCILIAADLAPSDTAGLDPSRVIGLATAQGGPTSHTAILARTLGIPAMVAGGPALMALVNHGSAILDGSTGRLYLDPSEADLASARDWRDRQRAIAEEEARERALPARTRDGHSIAIGGNVNNPEQVPLALDQGAEGVGLMRTEFLFLERGDTPSEDDQYATYRAMLRALEGRPLIVRALDIGGDKQVAHLHLPREENPFLGVRGARLLLRRPDLMEPQLRALYRAARDGIAADAPKGKDAPLSIMFPMITSIPEVVTLRGHCDRIRAEIGAPEVPIGIMIEVPAAAIQADALAKYCDFFSIGTNDLTQYALAIDRQNTELAPEADSLHPAVLRLIHMTCQGAARHNRWVGVCGGIAGDPFGASLLAGLGVHELSMTPRDVPAVKARLRTSEIGELRALAARACDQEDAAAVRALEGAEA, from the coding sequence ATGCTCGCACCGACGCCGGTCCTGACACCCCGATTGCTGATCCGCCTCGGCGCCAAGCCCGCGACCAAGGAGGAGGCGATCCGAGAGGCCTCGCAACTTCTGGTCGCCGGAGGCTGCATCGATGCCGCCTATGGCGCGAGCATGCTCCGCCGCGAGACGGTCGCCAACACCTATCTCGGCCACGGCGTCGTCATCCCTCACGGCATGGTCGACGACCGCCACTTGGTCCGCGAGAGCGGCTTGGCGATCCTGCAGGTGCCGGACGGCGTGGAATGGCACGACGGCCAGATCGCCTATCTCGTCGTCGCCATCGCGGCCCAATCGGACACCCACATCACCATCCTGCGCCGGCTCACGCGGCTGATCCAGGACGAGGCGCGCCTCGCGACCCTGCGCAGCACCGACGCCAAGGAGGACATCGCCGCCGCCCTGTCCGAGGACGCGCCGGTCTCGGGCGCGGCCGGACCGGCCGTCGACCTGCGCCAGCGCTTCGACTGGACCGTGGATTACCCGACCGGCCTCCATGCCCGGCCGGCCTCGCACTGGGTCGAGGTCGCGCGGCTCTGCCCGGCCCGCATCCAGGTCCGGCACGGATCGGAAGTCGCCGATGCCAAGAACCTCATCGCGCTGCTGCAGCTCGGCCTCCGCTGCGGCGACGAGGTGACGATCTCGGCCGAGGGTGACGACGAGGCCGGCGCACTCGCCAAGGTCTGCGCCGCGGTGACCTCGCTCAGCGCCGCCGAGAAGGCATCCGCCAAGGCCGCCGAGGACGCCGCCGCCAAGGCCGCCGGCCCGGTCGTCGGCTGGAACCCCTCCGACGCGCCGCGGACGATCCCCGGAATCAGCGCCAGCCCCGGCATCAGCATCGGCCCGATCCACGTGCTCGCCACCGCCGAGATCGTGGTGCCGGATCAGCCGGAGCCACTCACCTCCGGCGGCGACCGCCTGCACGCGGCCCTCGCCACCACCGGCGGGCAGTTGAGGGCTCTCGCCGACGATACCGAGCGGCGTCTCGGCAAGGCCGATGCCGGCATCTTCCGGGCCCAAGGCGAACTCATCGCCGATACGGACCTGATCACGCTCGCCTGCCAGCTCATGGTCGAGGGCCACGGCGTCGCCTATGCCTGGAATGCGGCGGTGGAGCGGATGGCCGGGCGGCTCTCCGCGCTCGGCAACCCGGTGCTGGCCGCCCGCGCAGCCGATCTGCGCGATGTCGGCCGGAGGGTGCTGGCGCAGATCGACCCCTCCCTGAAGAGCGGCCACGACCTGCCGGACGTGCCCTGCATCCTCATCGCCGCCGATCTCGCCCCCTCCGACACCGCCGGCCTCGACCCGTCCCGCGTCATCGGCCTCGCCACGGCGCAGGGCGGCCCGACCTCGCACACCGCAATCCTCGCCCGCACCCTCGGCATCCCCGCCATGGTGGCGGGCGGGCCGGCGCTGATGGCGCTGGTGAACCACGGCTCGGCCATCCTCGACGGCAGCACCGGCCGGCTTTACCTCGATCCGAGCGAGGCCGACCTCGCCTCCGCCCGCGATTGGCGCGACCGCCAGCGCGCCATCGCCGAGGAGGAGGCGCGGGAGCGCGCGCTCCCCGCCCGGACCCGCGACGGGCATTCCATCGCCATCGGCGGCAACGTCAACAACCCGGAACAGGTGCCCCTCGCCCTCGACCAGGGCGCGGAAGGCGTCGGCCTGATGCGCACCGAGTTCCTGTTCTTGGAGCGCGGCGACACGCCCTCCGAGGACGATCAATACGCCACCTACCGCGCCATGCTGCGCGCCCTGGAGGGCCGGCCGCTGATCGTGCGGGCGCTGGATATCGGCGGCGACAAGCAGGTGGCGCATCTCCACCTGCCGAGGGAGGAGAACCCCTTCCTCGGCGTGCGCGGCGCCCGTCTCCTGCTGCGCCGGCCGGACCTGATGGAGCCGCAGCTGCGCGCGCTCTACCGCGCGGCCAGGGACGGCATCGCGGCCGACGCGCCCAAGGGCAAGGACGCCCCGCTCTCGATCATGTTCCCGATGATCACCTCGATCCCGGAAGTCGTGACCCTGCGCGGACATTGCGATCGCATCCGGGCCGAGATCGGCGCGCCCGAGGTGCCGATCGGCATCATGATCGAGGTGCCCGCCGCCGCGATCCAGGCCGATGCCCTGGCGAAATATTGCGACTTCTTCTCCATCGGCACCAACGACCTGACGCAATACGCCCTCGCCATCGACCGCCAGAACACCGAGCTCGCCCCCGAGGCCGACAGCCTGCACCCGGCTGTGCTGCGCCTGATCCACATGACCTGCCAGGGCGCGGCCCGGCACAATCGCTGGGTCGGGGTCTGCGGCGGCATCGCCGGCGATCCGTTCGGGGCGAGCCTGCTCGCCGGCCTCGGCGTCCACGAATTGTCGATGACACCCCGCGACGTCCCCGCCGTGAAGGCGCGGCTCAGGACGTCCGAGATCGGGGAGCTGCGCGCGCTCGCCGCCCGTGCCTGCGACCAGGAAGATGCCGCCGCCGTGCGCGCCCTCGAAGGAGCCGAGGCATGA